The sequence TTGCCCCGGCCGATCGTGGCCTGCCGATGACCGGCAGAATTCCAGTTTATCGGAGTATAGGACCCTCTTTCCGCATCCCTGCCTGCAGAACGGGGAGTCGGATAGATAGCGTTAACGTGTGCAGACGCGATTGGCGTATCGGGATCGGGAGGGGAAACCCAGCTTCATCACTCCGAAGGGTCGCTTGGCGGATCGTGGGAACGTCAGCGGAGCGGAGGAACGTTTATACTAAGGGAATGCAAGGGGGACTGCATGTGGATGACGAGAGGCATGATGTTGCTGATTCTGGCATTACTGGGTGCTGCTCTCATGGGCAGCACCGCAGCCCAGCCGATATCCAACGCTACCGAACGGCTGATCCATGCCGCGAGCACGGGCGAAGCGATGGCATCCCCCGATCGGGTGCGGATCTCGTTGGCGGTTGAGACCGACGATCCCGACGCCCGCGCTGCCCAGCAGGGGAATGCGGAGCGGGCGAACCGGGTGATCGAGGCCCTCCTGGCTGCCGGTCTGGGGCGGAATGCCATCAATACAACGGCATACACGATTCTGCCAGTATATTCCGACGGCGAAGATCCGATCAACCGGACCGTCCGGTCCTACCGGGTGACCAACTCCCTGCTGGTGACGCTCGAGAATACGAGCCGGGCTGGAGAGATCCTGGATGCCGCGGTGGCAGGAGGCGCCAACCGCATCGATTTCATCGAGTTCGGATTGAGCGAGGAGAGAGAGCGGCAGCTCCGCACCGAGGCGCTGCAACGGGCGGTTCGTCAGACCCGCTCCGATGCGGAGACCGCTGCCTCCGCTGCAGGTCTGGCTATCACGGGCGTGAAGGAGATTGCGATCGACGAGATCCCTGGTCCGACACCGATCCCGGCATTCAGGGAGTCCGGCGCGGCTGCTTCGGTTCCTACACCCATTCAGCCCGGGGATGTGACGGTGAGCGCACGGGTTTCCGCGATATACTCTGCTGCCTGATGCAGGATGCGCGGAGAACGCTCATCCATTTTCCAATGCGGCAGAACGGAGTCCCGAGCATCCAGGATACGCTCTGTCGAAACGCGCATGATTCGATGATTCAAGCATACAGAATGATACACCGGATCTCTTTTTCATGGTGAAGGCCCTCTGCGGGATTGTTCCACCTCTCCTGCGGATATGCTATGGCCG is a genomic window of Methanomicrobiales archaeon containing:
- a CDS encoding SIMPL domain-containing protein (The SIMPL domain is named for its presence in mouse protein SIMPL (signalling molecule that associates with mouse pelle-like kinase). Bacterial member BP26, from Brucella, was shown to assemble into a channel-like structure, while YggE from E. coli has been associated with resistance to oxidative stress.), which gives rise to MWMTRGMMLLILALLGAALMGSTAAQPISNATERLIHAASTGEAMASPDRVRISLAVETDDPDARAAQQGNAERANRVIEALLAAGLGRNAINTTAYTILPVYSDGEDPINRTVRSYRVTNSLLVTLENTSRAGEILDAAVAGGANRIDFIEFGLSEERERQLRTEALQRAVRQTRSDAETAASAAGLAITGVKEIAIDEIPGPTPIPAFRESGAAASVPTPIQPGDVTVSARVSAIYSAA